One Mastigocladopsis repens PCC 10914 DNA window includes the following coding sequences:
- a CDS encoding ribbon-helix-helix domain-containing protein, with protein sequence MSTKKRKPLDDALASEFVYGPKEQPHVKETETQDSAKPEPEQETVPVAKPVEKPTSTQEPKKPSLMSQLYSTTPKEPTVRLTVDLTESMHRKLSVLAAKTGRKKAEIVRLLLDEALKEVEE encoded by the coding sequence ATGAGTACCAAGAAACGAAAGCCCCTCGATGATGCCCTGGCGAGTGAGTTTGTCTATGGCCCCAAGGAGCAACCCCACGTCAAAGAGACAGAAACTCAAGACTCGGCTAAACCAGAGCCAGAACAAGAAACTGTGCCAGTGGCAAAGCCAGTTGAAAAACCTACATCCACTCAAGAACCCAAAAAACCATCACTTATGTCTCAACTTTACTCAACCACTCCCAAGGAACCGACAGTAAGATTAACCGTGGATTTAACCGAGTCGATGCACCGCAAGCTGTCTGTGCTAGCGGCGAAGACAGGTAGGAAAAAGGCTGAGATTGTGCGGCTTTTGCTGGATGAAGCACTCAAGGAAGTAGAGGAGTAA